The Clarias gariepinus isolate MV-2021 ecotype Netherlands chromosome 20, CGAR_prim_01v2, whole genome shotgun sequence genome includes the window CTGAGTGAAAAGTTTGTGAATCGTCTTCAGTGGGTCAGTCAGAGTGGGTTCTTCACTCTCTCAGACCTGAGAACAGATGATTCAGGACTTTACACAGTGGAGAGCACTAAAGAGCAGAAGGGAAAACAGGATTATCAGTTGGAGGTGTACAGTGAGTCTGTTTTTCACAGATTTTAGACATAAACAATAAAGAACCTTAAACTCTTACCTTATCAGATTGTTCCTGATGTTTCTGTACAGAGAGAGTTTCAGCTCCTCAGGTGATGAACTCAGCCTCCAGTTCTTCAGAGTTCTGTTCATTCCTGTGTTCTGTGAGGAACGTCAGAGGACTGAAGCTGTCTTTACATGAAGACGGTGTTTTATTAAACGACACCAGCAGCAGCGACACATCCGACATCACACTGAATCTACATCTAGAAATAAAGAAGACGAACAATCACAGAGAGAGAACCTTCAGCTGTGTGGCTTCCAACCCAGTCAGTGACAAGACAACCTCAATAAACATCACACACTACTGCTCTCTGAACACAGGTACGGGACAAGactgcaaaatacacaacaCTGTCTGTTATGAGGTCATTACACTGTGTGAAACTGCTATAGGAAAATATTAAGTGTAATACATTAAAATGAGTATATTAATATGAACATGATTTAAGGCTGGACACTGTATTtgtatctctctcacacacacacacacacacacacacacacacacacacagtacagtacagtacagtacagtgtacaggtttgtacagtggacactatgcaacatgcaactatgtgtgtgtgtgtgtgtgtgtgtgtgtgtgtgtgtgtgtgtgtgtgtgtgtgtgtctaagaacCTCATATAAGGACCGTTGGGTATTACTCTTTTCACAAACCACTTCCTGTTTAAAGATATTAGTCATGTTCagtaataaacagaaaaagtcAAAAGAAACTTCAAGACACACAGCATTAAAGTCTGcaggttatactgtatatagtgtcaTGTTACTATAATGTAAAGCCTGACTGGTTAAAGTAAACCCTCAGTGCATATCAGTAAGATGACACACCCATACTGAACAAATGCTATTCATAACTTTTAGAGCAACTCTTCCTGTaagatataattttttgttattatttatagatGATAAAGTAACCTTCAAGAACCCAGTATCTGTTAGATATAACTGATTCAGAAcactttaaagatttttaatgcATGGAGAAATAAACTTCTTTCTTTAGTGGACACTGAGTGgatgattaaaaataatgatgcaaaaattaaaaagttgtAAATTACTTTATAAAGGCCAATTCACACCGCAGTGTCTAAATGAACATGAACACACCAGCTCAACTCATAAAAAATCTTCTACATTCTGTTTTTGTGTCAAATACAAAGTCACATTATACAGTGTGAGACTGGCTTTAGAGGCCTGGAAACATGTCATGAGTCTCCTGTTACTTACTGTCAAGTACACATTTAATtataactgttatttattagcataaaggataaataaaataatagaaagaaGTATTCTTTTTTTCAGAGTAACAAATAGAAGCAGGTATTTATCTGATTATGAGCTttaagagagaaataaagcaaTTATTTACCTTTTCAGTTCAtttcaggtttcttatttaaggatttatttacacattttattggCATTGTTAATTGTTTATCAGTGAAAAGATTAGTTAAAATGTTTAGGAAAAATCCACCATGGTCACAATAGGCAAAAATCTAATAAACATCAATCATTAAAACGGAAGCAGGACAAAGAACAGGAAatgtttttcttgtgttttttgtttgtacgCGACCTGAGAACCATCTGAATGtctacaaaaaatataaagtgactTGCATAATTTGTATAAAGTTGCATTTAACTTTACTTGTTATAGGGAGCAGAAGATGTGTCTCACATTCAGTCTGTAGGGGAAAGTtttggaccaaaaaaaaaaaaaacagaaattgtaAAAATTGCTGATATTGTATACATTATGTAAAGATTTAAAAGTagattaaagttaattaaaaagtgttttaaagaagtatttttataaagtaaattCAAGTAAATCCAACTTCCATACCTTTAAAAGACTAACCTGTCACCCTCAGGTAAGAACCCAAGTTCGGATGCTGTAGTGTCACACGATCAGGACATCGCTTTAcattacttttctttctttttttttcattcttttttgctttacaaAAGGCTGgcctgtcacaaaaaaaaaacatgtttgaaTAACATCAAAATTTTACCTTTAGCAATTATGGACTCCTTAAAATTATGCAACCACAACAGTAGTaattattatcttattttatttttctcctgaATGGCAGCTCAACCAATCAGGGCTTTTAGTTCTACAGTGTATTATAGTGGACTCTATTAAGTTTATTCTTACTCTTAGATAAATAAACCgatatctctctctatctttctctatctttctctttcCAAACAGGAAAGCACATGAGGTTCTGTCTGTGATGACAACAGTGGTTTATCACCAGGTGTGTGTGCCGTGACTGCAGCAGGCGGTGCCAGTCTGTGGGGTTGTGAGGCCCGAGGCGAGATCATGAAAACTGGGCCCACTGgtgtaactgtgtgtcattTCAGCGTCTGCAATTAAGAATGTGTATAAAAGTCTACCTTTTCTTGAATTAAATGCTAAACAGAATCTTGTTTTTCTCAATCtacatatttatgtttaatatttaattctaaaaataattaaatattaaacataaataataataataattatgtcctaaataagtaatttatttttcttaataaattcAAGTTGGATTTTTCTAATTTTACAAGGCGAGATTAAGCTACTTCAGAAAAACATGGAATTTTTCCAATAATGTTCCAATAATTGTCGCGGACACTTTATCTAAGAAAAATCTACATTctactgtctttttttattttaaattgtatttatagcAAGCATGTTCTTAACATCAGGGCTGTGCAGAGacatgtttaatattaatatattatccagattactaaaataaaacttaGCAACTAATCATTTCTAATCAAATTGTTTTCAGATAGTAAAAGATGTGTAACTGTGAGGTGATCACACAGTTGTGAagcaaagaaagagaaaaaaaacaaaaaaaaaggaaactttcCAAATGCACATGATTATGAGCTGatattgtaaatattatgtaaagtaaaaattagtAAAAAGTAGATTTTGCACATTCAAGTCATTGTAATTGTAacatattttaatgcattatccAAAAAGGATTTAATTTTGCAAATATCTCATATCTTCATGAATGAACACACAATGTCTGGATTATagtaataaacatgtataattaatTAACTTATTAATAAACTCTACTTCATTCTACATCAGTTCTTTCTTAGAATTTGCCAGTCTGTTGACTATCTGAGCTGTGTGATGTGATGATAGCTTGATAAAAGGCATTGTTGTGTATCATAGAGCACGAATGTCGCACTACACATTGTTTTATTCACTTtcaataacactgattatataattcattattaataatttccAAACTTTTAATAGACGCGTCTGTAACCATCACAACACACCACTGTCAGGTTCACATGCTGCAGTGTCACATGATGGGGGCGTCACATTACAttagcttttttatttctttgtgtttttctttatggAAGACTTTATCAACAAGTAATGAAAGGTTAaatgattttaacattttaaattcatcAATTGAGTACTACTCAAATTTATGCAGCCGCAACactagtttttataataataataataataataataataataataataataattcctccAAAATGGGCTTAGATGATGAGTTTTAGCTCTGTGCAtgaaacatttacataatttagaTTTCTTCTACGTATCTAATTTATTTACTGGTTTAATCATCTGTATAAATGTGTACTGTAGTGGACTGTGACATCCAATAATTAGTGTCCCCCTTACTCCCAGATAAATGcactaatctctctctctctctctctctctctctctctctccaaacaGAGAAGTATATGAGGTTCTGTCTGTGATGACAGCAGTTTAtcaccaggtgtgtgtgtgtgtgtgtgtgtgtgtgtgtgtgtgtgtgtgtgtgtgtgtgtgtgtgtgtgtgtgtgtgcagtgaccGCAGCAGTGAAACAGAAAACACCAGAACTGAAGGCTGCTTATCAGATTATTACCAGACCAATAAAG containing:
- the LOC128508521 gene encoding SLAM family member 5-like isoform X2, whose product is MGRCVSRVPRHHLILLFLFLSVIFSSAGESSVQDLIGAVGDSVTFPISIPVSGSLMYKAITVGQVFNKQSDTELSEKFVNRLQWVSQSGFFTLSDLRTDDSGLYTVESTKEQKGKQDYQLEVYKRVSAPQVMNSASSSSEFCSFLCSVRNVRGLKLSLHEDGVLLNDTSSSDTSDITLNLHLEIKKTNNHRERTFSCVASNPVSDKTTSINITHYCSLNTGKHMRFCL